The Papaver somniferum cultivar HN1 chromosome 3, ASM357369v1, whole genome shotgun sequence genome includes a region encoding these proteins:
- the LOC113360624 gene encoding probable LRR receptor-like serine/threonine-protein kinase At3g47570: MSALIVISLSSSNLYGNIPSEIGKLSRLEFFQVSGNNLSGTIPAQLFNISSIYLFAAADNQLHGSIPSNLGNTLPNLRTLALGGNVFSGSLPSSISNVSRLSQLDFSRNRFTGDVPPNLGSLQDLVRLSLGENQLGTGEADDLIFFTSLSNCSHLEVLALTGNNLSGQLPDSIASLSTKLTKLYMGGNRVFGKIAPGIENLVSLNGLAMENNLLTGSIPVFIGKLPNLVIAAMSGNQLSGQMPSNICNSTRLEEIYCDRNRLQDQIPPNLGNCPKLRASYSFSFGENKRERLDIAIDVASALDYLHHHCQRPIVHRDLKPSNILLDNNMNGHVSDFGHAKFLGGVAISVESEYHTTSTSVGIRGAVGYAAPEYGMGREVSTNGDVYSYGILLLEMFTGRRPTDDMFKDGSSLHTFAKTSLLTNQVMQIIDPDILLVPLHLQGNDDSNNDDYNKEEELISGEMATRVVGDGNLAVDLSQTTNVQKKEMIKRCISSVTFNNQHHL; encoded by the exons ATGTCGGCTCTCATTGTAATATCTCTGTCATCCAGTAATCTATACGGCAACATTCCGTCAGAGATAGGCAAGTTATCAAGATTAGAGTTTTTTCAAGTCTCAGGAAACAATTTGTCAGGAACTATTCCGGCTCAACTTTTTAACATTTCGTCGATATATCTTTTTGCTGCGGCCGACAATCAACTTCATGGATCCATTCCATCCAACCTTGGAAATACTCTTCCTAATCTTCGAACGCTTGCTTTAGGTGGGAATGTGTTTTCTGGCTCACTACCAAGTTCCATATCTAATGTTTCTAGATTGTCTCAGCTTGATTTCTCTCGCAATCGATTCACTGGAGACGTACCGCCTAACTTGGGATCATTGCAAGATCTTGTTAGACTAAGTTTAGGCGAGAATCAGCTCGGAACTGGTGAAGCAGATGACTTGATTtttttcacttcattgtcaaactgTAGTCACTTAGAAGTACTTGCACTAACTGGTAATAATTTAAGTGGGCAACTGCCTGATTCAATAGCCAGCCTCTCAACCAAGCTTACCAAATTGTACATGGGAGGAAACCGCGTATTCGGAAAAATAGCGCCAGGAATTGAAAACCTTGTCAGCTTGAACGGATTAGCCATGGAGAACAACTTGCTTACTGGCAGTATTCCTGTTTTCATTGGAAAGCTTCCAAATCTTGTGATTGCAGCAATGTCAGGAAATCAACTCTCTGGGCAGATGCCATCAAACATTTGCAACAGTACTCGACTAGAAGAAATCTATTGTGACAGAAATAGATTGCAAGATCAAATTCCACCAAATCTTGGCAACTGTCCTAAACTACGG gCGTCTTATTCATTTTCCTTTGGAGAAAACAAGCGAGAAAGACTAGATATTGCCATTGATGTTGCATCTGCATTAGATTATCTTCATCACCATTGCCAAAGACCAATTGTGCATCGTGATCTTAAGCCAAGCAACATTTTGCTTGACAATAATATGAATGGTCATGTTAGCGATTTTGGACATGCAAAGTTTCTTGGTGGAGTGGCTATCAGTGTTGAATCTGAATATCATACGACTAGTACTTCAGTTGGGATAAGGGGCGCGGTCGGGTATGCTGCACCAG AGTATGGAATGGGCAGGGAGGTTTCAACAAATGGAGATGTCTACAGCTACGGGATCCTGTTGCTGGAGATGTTTACAGGAAGGCGACCGACAGATGACATGTTCAAGGATGGGTCAAGTCTTCATACCTTTGCTAAGACGTCTCTTCTGACCAATCAAGTGATGCAGATTATTGATCCTGACATACTTCTTGTCCCTCTCCATCTACAAGGTAATGATGATAGCAACAACGACGACtacaacaaagaagaagaattaatTAGTGGTGAGATGGCGACCAGG GTTGTAGGCGATGGAAATTTGGCTGTGGATCTTTCACAAACAACTAATGTGCaaaaaaaagagatgattaagagGTGCATTTCATCTGTCACATTTAACAATCAGCACCATTTATAA